The Miscanthus floridulus cultivar M001 chromosome 17, ASM1932011v1, whole genome shotgun sequence genome has a window encoding:
- the LOC136515531 gene encoding uncharacterized protein encodes MEQAAVVKHLLSVFERCTGQLLSPSKCSLLMNESRDEAVCGQVRDLLGVQRVDFEAEYLGLPTPHGRIKRGAFQLLEERFQKRMSAWKEKELSAAGKEVLIKSIAQALPNYVMSVFKLPATLCEDLMRHIRGYWWGSEKGRRKVQWIPWEKKIMPKGFGGMGFRDLRLVNQALLAKQAWRLIFYPESFCARVLKAKYFPNGNLLDTVTAGDASPSWRGIEHGLDLLKHGVVHRVGDGKSIRIWRDNWIPRAHGMKPVGSCRPCRLRWVSHLIDDDSGTWDETLVRRYFYACDVDEIFKIKIPRNRCKDYVAWHFEKNGIFSVKSAYQLAMRRENGEGVVGSSSTNLDGRKCPHAAALRQAMRAHWLLPYMDSFRLLTKKNLQDDGKGKRSILSAGGQSFRKPMSVNKRWLPPAAGNLKVNVDGAFLPDSGKAAVGVIIRDHEGHVRLSDWRLLHHCRDAEEAEAAACREGIAMAARWPDIPMILETDCAVVAGRLKRKEHDYSMTWSILQEARRDMLAHPVQYDILANFFDPAPKSSYVCIGPVILRPVNIEISAKENEQDHRQTQAGDIVPFNKKFFIPSKHQHGG; translated from the exons ATGGAACAAGCAGCTGTTGTCAAACACCTCCTCTCGGTGTTCGAGAGATGCACTGGTCAGCTGCTCAGCCCGAGCAAATGCTCCCTATTAATGAATGAGTCCAGAGATGAAGCTGTCTGCGGACAAGTGCGTGATCTGTTGGGGGTCCAGCGAGTAGATTTTGAAGCGGAATATTTGGGGCTTCCAACTCCACATGGCCGGATTAAGAGAGGGGCTTTTCAGCTTTtggaggaaagatttcagaagCGCATGTCGGCTTGGAAGGAAAAAGAATTATCTGCAGCTGGGAAGGAAGTTCTTATTAAATCAATTGCACAAGCTTTGCCAAATTATGTGATGAGTGTCTTCAAGCTACCAGCCACCCTTTGTGAGGATCTTATGCGCCATATCAGAGGCTACTGGTGGGGTTCAGAAAAGGGACGTCGAAAGGTTCAATGGATTCCCTGGGAGAAAAAAATCATGCCTAAAGGATTTGGAGGGATGGGGTTCAGAGATCTCCGATTGGTTAATCAGGCATTATTAGCTAAGCAGGCATGGAGATTGATCTTTTATCCTGAGAGCTTCTGTGCAAGAGTTTTGAAGGCCAAGTACTTTCCAAATGGCAACTTACTTGACACTGTTACAGCTGGTGATGCTTCCCCTTCCTGGAGGGGTATTGAACACGGCCTTGATCTGTTGAAGCATGGTGTTGTGCACAGGGTGGGTGATGGTAAGAGCATACGTATCTGGCGCGATAATTGGATACCAAGGGCACATGGAATGAAACCAGTTGGGAGCTGTCGACCATGCAGGCTCAGATGGGTGTCTCACCTAATTGATGATGACTCTGGAACCTGGGACGAAACACTAGTTCGGAGATATTTCTATGCCTGTGATGTTGATGAAATCTTCAAGATCAAAATTCCTCGCAATAGATGCAAGGATTATGTTGCCTGGCATTTTGAAAAGAATGGCATTTTCTCTGTTAAAAGTGCATATCAGCTGGCCATGAGAAGGGAGAACGGCGAGGGTGTTGTTGGCAGCAGCTCCACTAATCTGGATGGCAGGAAG TGCCCCCATGCAGCAGCTCTTAGACAGGCCATGAGAGCTCATTGGTTGCTTCC GTACATGGACTCCTTCAGGCTCCTGACGAAAAAGAATTTGCAGGATGATGGCAAAGGCAAACGCTCTATACTGTCTGCTGGGGGCCAATCTTTCAGGAAGCCAATGAGCGTGAATAAACGGTGGCTACCACCGGCAGCTGGCAATCTGAAGGTGAACGTTGATGGGGCTTTCCTCCCTGATTCAGGCAAAGCGGCAGTGGGGGTGATTATTAGGGACCATGAGGGCCATGTAAGATTATCAGATTGGCGTTTACTTCACCATTGCAGGGATGCTGAAGAAGCGGAGGCAGCGGCGTGCCGTGAAGGGATTGCTATGGCTGCTAGATGGCCGGACATCCCTATGATTCTTGAGACCGATTGTGCTGTCGTGGCTGGGAGGCTGAAAAGAAAGGAGCACGACTATtcgatgacctggtcgattctgcaGGAAGCGCGTCGCGATATG cttgcccatcctgtgcaatATGATATTTTGGCCAATTTCTTTGATCCAGCACCTAAGAGTTCATATGTCTGCATtggtcctgttattctaaggccagtcaacataGAAATATCAGCCAAG gaaaatgagcaagatcaccGGCAAACTCAAGCGGGCGATATTGTTCCGTTCAACAAGAAGTTCTTCATCCCGAGCAAGCACCAACATGGAGGTTGA